Genomic DNA from Pelosinus sp. IPA-1:
AGTTTGTAATATTATTGAATATGCTAAAAAGGTGTGTAATGAGGAAAGAGTATATGATGTTATTGGCGGATTTCACCTGCTGAATCCCTCCCAACATAAATTAGAGAATACTGTTGAATATCTTAAAAAATGTCAAACTGCCACTATCCATGCCTGTCATTGCACCGATTTACGTTCAAAAATAAGTTTAGCCCAGGCGATGAATATTGAAGATGTTGGTGTAGGGCTAGAATTGGAGTATAGGTGAGAGGGAAAGCGCAGGGTAACTTCTGGTGGGATAAGCTTAAAAAGAAAGGGGGATTAAAAATGAGTAGCTCAATTAAAATAGGAATAATTGGCGATCTTGATTTGAAACGTCCATCACACCAGGCAACAAATGAAGCATTAAATCATTGTGCAGATTTTTTAGGAATAAATTTAGAACTGCAATGGCTACCTACCGAATCATTAGAAGAAGATGCAGATAAAAGCCTTAGTGAGTTTGATGGGCTTTGGTGTGCACCAGGAAGTCCTTATAAGAGTATGAAGGGAGCTTTAAAAGCAATTCGATTTGCAAGAGTAAAGGATTATCCCTTTATTGGAACATGCGGAGGATTTCAACACGCTGTTATTGAATATGCTCAAAATGAATTAGGATTAAATGATGCACAACATGCAGAATATGATCCCAGTGCTTCAAATTTTTTCATTACTGCTTTATCATGCTCTCTAGTTGGAGAAACACGTAAAATTTTTATAAATAAGAATTCGATGGTTTACAATATCTATATTAAAACAGAAATTGAAGAACGCTATAATTGCAATTTCGGACTTAACCCTAGTTATCAAAAATTAATAGATGAAAGCGGTTTTAAAGTGGTTGGCACAGATGAGCAGGGTGAAGCAAGAATACTTGAGTTACTTCAAAAAAAATTTTTTATTGCTACACTTTTTCAACCACAACTAAGCTCATTGCCTACCAATCCCCATAAACTTATAGTAGAATATTTGAATTGTGCAAAAGAATTTCATATCTTTAAAAGTCTATAGTGCAATTGCAAGTAAAAATAAGATAAAAAACTACTTACAATGTTGAAACGTAAGTAGTTTTTATTGTTTTTTTATTGCGGTTATAATCAAAGAAGAAAAGCCAAGCCGCAAAATTTCAGATGGGTATTATAAAGTATACTAAGACACATTTTAGGTATTATGTATATAAATTGTACGTACTTCCATGTCTTTCTTGGTAAGTGTATAATAATTGCAGATTTATAAATCTAAGGAGGCGTAAATATGAATATGGAAATACACAATTGGCATAAGGAAGCACTTGGCGAAAAGGTAGTAGGGGCTTTCAAAAAAAATGATTTCAACGCAGTATACTTCCCAACTGCTGAGGAGGCAGCTACTTTTATTATGGATCACGTAAAACCTGAAACCAAAGTGGGTTTTGGTGGGTCCATGACAATAAATAATATGGGGATTCAAGATAAGGTAGAGGCTGCGGGTGGTAAGGTTTTGGATCATGGAGCACCGGGGCTTACCTTAGAGGAAAGAATAGCAATTGCAAGAGAAGAAATGCTAAGTGACTTATATTTATGTAGCAGCAATGCAATTACTTTAGATGGTATGCTTGTCAATATAGATGGCATGGGAAATAGAGTAGCAGCAATGAGCTTTGGTCCTAAAAAGGTAATTGTAGTAGCTGGTATTAATAAAATATGTAAAGATGAAAAAGCTGCATTTGAAAGATTAGAAGGCATCGCCGCACCGATGAATAATAAAAGATTGGGCATCCAAAATCCATGCACGAAAACAGGTACCTGTATGAATTGTCAATCTAAAAGCAGAATATGCAGGGTATATTCCGTATTAAGAAAAAAACCAATGGTGACAGATATAACTGTAGTAGTTATTGGAGAAAATGTAGGATATTAGTTTTGTCAGTGGCTTAGGTACAATAAAAATCTGTATCAGAATTTAAATAAAGTAACTCATAATTTTGGTTCAATATAGCCCTTTATTGCATATTGTACAATGAATATGTAATAAAAGGAGCATATAGCATGGACATATTTTGTCGAGAAGTAAAACCCTATGAGTGTCTAAATTTAAGACGCGTCCAGTTTTGGCTCAGAATTATGAAAGAGCATGCATTATTCATGAAGCTTGGATTTGCATGTTCCGATACTGAACTTATTCGCCAAGCAGAAGAATTTTATAATGTTTTTGAAGACCTGGAAAAAAAGTCATGCATGATAAAGTGTGACGAGGAATTCATGGATTTCGTCTGTCGAATTATGGTTGCAGTTAAAAATATTTTCGCTTTTAAACGTCATGTCTTACATCTAATTATCGAATGTGAAATAGGCGGTTATAATTATCCCCTCTTAATCGATCATATTTCCCGTGAGGCTATGTATTTTCTGAAACTTCTTGAAAAGATTAAGGACGGGGATATGAAATGCCCTGTTGACTCAATCGTTAGTGATAATGTTTTTTGGCTCAGACATATGGCGGATCATGCTAGATTTATTGTTGGGCTACTTGATCCATCTGAGCGAGGTTTTGTTGAACAAGCGAATGATTTTGCGGTCAAGTTTGAGCAGTTACAGCTACAAGCCCGTGACCTTGATAGTATGTTATGGCACTTCCGCCCTAATAATGATCTTGTCCGGTTTGAAATGGATGCAACGAATGCGACGATACAAATTCGTGATTTTAAAAAGGCAGCGCGTGATTTAATTTCATGTTGTAAAGTAGTCTCCTTGATTCCGCCGTTACTAGCAGATCATGTTCTACGGGAAGCGGAATACTTTTTAGAAATTCTTGACCTAATCAGAGAAGATCTTCAAAATCTGTGTGAGCAGCCAATTGTTACTTGTGATTATTAAACTCTTATGCGAAGGTAGCTCGACGGGACAAATCCAATACGGAACAACTGCAACCATGATAAAAATTAATATATTGACAAACTCCTGCAAAGTGACTTCGCAGGAGTTTATTATTTATAAAAAGCTATAGTAGAAATATGGATCTTTCAGACAAATTTATATTAATTCTCTTAGTTACTTTGTCTTATATTCAGAGCAGTAAGTTTCTCATATTGTTCTTTGCTTACTACAATTTTGTTGCGTTCCAAAGTGAGGTAGCCTTTTTGTGATAAGCGCTTTACGCAGCGATTGACGGTTTTTGTGCAAAAGCCGATTTCATCAGCAATTTGCTGACGGGTTGATTTCAAAAAAAGTGTGGAATCAACGCTGCGCTTTTGGTAACAAGCAATCAAATGCAAAACAAAGCGGTCAATCGCATCCAAAAATAAAAAGTTGCGGTCAGTTTTAATTTGAGAGAAAAGTTTTTTTGTCACTAATTGACACAGCGTAAATGAGGCATCGGGACTTTGACGCATCCAGTCTAGAAATGTTTCCTTAGACATACAAATGGTCTTGCAAGTAGTTTGGGCTTTTATCGTAACGGCGTAGTGAGAATCACCCGTGATGGCCTCCATCTCACCGATAATATCGAAAGCCGTAAACTCTGTAAAGGAATAGTTGATGCCAGAAGAATATTCAGCTAGAGCTTCCATACGTCCGCTCAGTACTAGATAGACATAGTCACTAGGATCATTCGCTTTCACAAGGATAGAATCTTTTCGTAGTGTCACCCGAGACGAGGCATTGCGTATTGCCTCAGGCATATGTTGTAGCATCTGTCTGACTGGGGCGGAGAGGGTTAATTCATTGAATGAAGTAACATCGTATATTCCAAGCATTTTTAGACCTCCTTTAGGATAAGCAAGATACTTATTTCTTTTCAACAAAATAGACAGGTGTCCTATCTTTACCATTAATTTAATAATAAAATTTTAGTAAACTATAGTTAATTGGAAATAAAATAAGGAGATGGGTGTACGCAAAAGAGAATTTTTGCATAGGCCAATAAGTTGGATAGGAACGTCATGAAATAATTGAGGAGGCTTTGTAATATGAGTGAGCTATATCATATTGGTTTAACTCCAGAACAAGGGGCCCTATATGCCATACTTCCCGGTGATCCGGGCCGTGTAGAAAAAATTGCCCAGTTACTGGAGAATCCCGTATTTGTAAAATCCAACCGAGAATATAAAACCTATGCTGGAACATTGCAGGGGGAGCGAGTGCTGGTGACCTCTACTGGTATCGGCGGTCCTTCAACTGCCATAGCCATAGAAGAATTATATATGGCAGGCGTGAGGACTTTTATCCGAATTGGTACATGTGGCGGTATGCAGCAAGATATTATGAGTGGGGATATAATAATTGCAACTGCCGCGATTCGTATGGAGGGGACTTCAAAAGAATATGCACCAATTGAATACCCGGCAGTTGCTGATTTTGATACTGCTTGTGCGTTAGTTAATGCAGCAAAACAGCTAGGCAATCGCTTTCATACTGGCGTAGTCCAGTGCAAAGACTCATTTTATGGACAACATAGCCCTAGTCGAATGCCGATAGGTGATGAATTACTTTACAAGTGGGAGGCTTGGATTAAAACTGGCTGTCTAGCTTCTGAAATGGAGTCTGCGGCGCTGTATACAGTAGCAAGTGTGCTGCGAGCGCGGGCGGGCTGCGTATTATCGGTAGTTTGGAATCAGGAGCGTGAGAAAGCAGGATTATCTAATCAAGCTGTTCATGATACAACAGCAGCGATCGCCGTTGCAGTAGAAGCTGTAAGTTTGTTGATTATCCAGGATCAGAGAATGAAGGAAGGGCGCTAAATCAAGGGCGCACTTATCCAGGGATTTAGCCGCTCTTAACTCCCACTTATATAAGTGAGCCTTGGATTCGAAAATCCTTAGAGCGAACTTACTTCGAGTTTTACAGACTGTTATAGGATATTACAGGCTGTTAACGAGATGAAGATGGGAGTCTTAGAGAGGTTTAGTCATCGGATAAATCTTTTCATAAAGTAGACATGTGTCCTTTTTTTACAGCATGCTTCATAATAAAATTTAAGTAAATTCTGAAATTTGGAATAATTAGGAGGAGAAAGAAATGAATAAAAAATGCTTACCTCTATTATTACTTTTGATCGTTATGTCCGTCTTTTTTCTAGGGTGTTCTAGCAAGCAAGAGACGAAAGCTCCTGCTTCTGGTAACCTAATGGTTGGCATGGTTACTGATGCTGGCACAATTGATGACAAATCCTTTAATCAAGGGACATGGGAAGGAATTATGAAAGCTGGTACTGATTTTTCTTTTAAGCCTAAGTATCTTCGGCCCAACGGTACAACAGAAGCGGACTATGATAAAGAAATTGCTAATTTACATGACGCAGGCTACAAACTTATCATAACACCTGGATTTAAATTTGAAAATTCAATTTTTACCGCCCAAGACAAATATGCAGATACGAAATTCGTATTGCTCGATGGCGTTCCTCACCCAGGCAGCGACTATTCTAAAACAAAGGTAGGCAACAATACTGTTTCCATCAACTTTGCTGAACATGAGGCCGGTTTTATGGCGGGAGTTGCGGCAGCATTACAAATTAAAAACGGTGAGTTTGGTTTTATTGGCGGCATGGAAATTCCAGCGGTACAGCGTTTTAACTGGGGATTCCAGCAAGGTGTTACTTATGCGAATGCCAACCTAGGGACGAAAATTGGTCTTAAAGCCGAAAATGTTATCTATCAAGGGACTTTCAATGATGTAGCAGCTGGACAGCAGTTGGCTGCACAGATGTATGACAAAGGCGTCAATGTTATCTTCGCTGCAGCTGGCGGAGTCGGTGTAGGTGTCATTAATGAAGCCGTGGCCCGTACCAAAGCAAATCATCCAGTCTGGGTGGTTGGGGTTGACGTAGATCAGTATTCACAGGGCTTCTACGATGAGGGAAAAACTAAATCC
This window encodes:
- a CDS encoding glutamine amidotransferase, which produces MSSSIKIGIIGDLDLKRPSHQATNEALNHCADFLGINLELQWLPTESLEEDADKSLSEFDGLWCAPGSPYKSMKGALKAIRFARVKDYPFIGTCGGFQHAVIEYAQNELGLNDAQHAEYDPSASNFFITALSCSLVGETRKIFINKNSMVYNIYIKTEIEERYNCNFGLNPSYQKLIDESGFKVVGTDEQGEARILELLQKKFFIATLFQPQLSSLPTNPHKLIVEYLNCAKEFHIFKSL
- a CDS encoding lactate utilization protein gives rise to the protein MNMEIHNWHKEALGEKVVGAFKKNDFNAVYFPTAEEAATFIMDHVKPETKVGFGGSMTINNMGIQDKVEAAGGKVLDHGAPGLTLEERIAIAREEMLSDLYLCSSNAITLDGMLVNIDGMGNRVAAMSFGPKKVIVVAGINKICKDEKAAFERLEGIAAPMNNKRLGIQNPCTKTGTCMNCQSKSRICRVYSVLRKKPMVTDITVVVIGENVGY
- a CDS encoding DUF2935 domain-containing protein is translated as MDIFCREVKPYECLNLRRVQFWLRIMKEHALFMKLGFACSDTELIRQAEEFYNVFEDLEKKSCMIKCDEEFMDFVCRIMVAVKNIFAFKRHVLHLIIECEIGGYNYPLLIDHISREAMYFLKLLEKIKDGDMKCPVDSIVSDNVFWLRHMADHARFIVGLLDPSERGFVEQANDFAVKFEQLQLQARDLDSMLWHFRPNNDLVRFEMDATNATIQIRDFKKAARDLISCCKVVSLIPPLLADHVLREAEYFLEILDLIREDLQNLCEQPIVTCDY
- a CDS encoding Crp/Fnr family transcriptional regulator; protein product: MLGIYDVTSFNELTLSAPVRQMLQHMPEAIRNASSRVTLRKDSILVKANDPSDYVYLVLSGRMEALAEYSSGINYSFTEFTAFDIIGEMEAITGDSHYAVTIKAQTTCKTICMSKETFLDWMRQSPDASFTLCQLVTKKLFSQIKTDRNFLFLDAIDRFVLHLIACYQKRSVDSTLFLKSTRQQIADEIGFCTKTVNRCVKRLSQKGYLTLERNKIVVSKEQYEKLTALNIRQSN
- the udp gene encoding uridine phosphorylase; translation: MSELYHIGLTPEQGALYAILPGDPGRVEKIAQLLENPVFVKSNREYKTYAGTLQGERVLVTSTGIGGPSTAIAIEELYMAGVRTFIRIGTCGGMQQDIMSGDIIIATAAIRMEGTSKEYAPIEYPAVADFDTACALVNAAKQLGNRFHTGVVQCKDSFYGQHSPSRMPIGDELLYKWEAWIKTGCLASEMESAALYTVASVLRARAGCVLSVVWNQEREKAGLSNQAVHDTTAAIAVAVEAVSLLIIQDQRMKEGR
- a CDS encoding BMP family ABC transporter substrate-binding protein, which translates into the protein MNKKCLPLLLLLIVMSVFFLGCSSKQETKAPASGNLMVGMVTDAGTIDDKSFNQGTWEGIMKAGTDFSFKPKYLRPNGTTEADYDKEIANLHDAGYKLIITPGFKFENSIFTAQDKYADTKFVLLDGVPHPGSDYSKTKVGNNTVSINFAEHEAGFMAGVAAALQIKNGEFGFIGGMEIPAVQRFNWGFQQGVTYANANLGTKIGLKAENVIYQGTFNDVAAGQQLAAQMYDKGVNVIFAAAGGVGVGVINEAVARTKANHPVWVVGVDVDQYSQGFYDEGKTKSVILTSAVKCINQAAYDMIKGLKDGTFPGGQTLTFNAKNDGVGIPGNNPNLREDVVSKVKEVFGNLKAGKITVAAKGDGLFR